The region AGTGATTCTGAATCCAGCGCCTGCCACTCATTTGTCTGATGAGCTGCTGGCCTTAATCGATATCATCACACCGAACGAAACCGAAGCCGAAATTCTGACCGGCATCGCGGTGAAAAGTGATGAAGATGCGGCACGTGCGGCGCAGGCGTTGCATGATAAAGGCATCTCTACCGTTTTGATTACCTTAGGTCGTCGTGGTGTGTGGTTGAGCGAGCAGGGCGCAGGCGTGCGTATTCCGGGCTTCACCGTGCAGGCTATCGACACCATCGCAGCAGGCGATACTTTTAACGGTGCCTTTATTACCGCGCGTCTGGAAGGTGTCGCAATGCATGATGCCGTGCGTTTTGCCCATGCCGCCGCCGCGATTGCGGTGACGCGTCCGGGGGCGCAGCCCTCAGTGCCGTGGCGCACTGAGATCGATAATTTCCTGCAGCAACAGGGTTAAGCCTTTGGCGACCATGAAAGATGTCGCCCGCCTGGCGGGCGTCTCAACATCGACCGTTTCCCACGTCATCAATAACAATCGCTTTGTTAGCGAGCAGGTGCGGGAAAAGGTTGAGCAAGCGATTCGTGAGCTGAACTACGCACCTTCCGCTTTGGCGCGCAGTTTGAAGATTAATCAGACGCGTACCATCGGTATGCTGCTGACGGCCAGCAGTAACCCGTTCTATTCCGAAGTGGTGCGCGGCGTAGAAAATAGCTGCTATGAGCGCGGCTACAGCCTGATTCTGTGCAATACCGAAGGCGATGAAGAGCGCATGAATCGCAGCCTCGAAACGCTGATGCAAAAGCGTGTCGATGGCTTATTAATGATGTGCACCGAGACGCACCTTCCCTCTGCGGAGATCCTCAATCGTTATCCGTCCGTACCCATGGTGATGATGGACTGGGCGCCGTTTGAAGGGCGTGGCGACATCATTCAGGATAATGCGCTGCTAGGCGGCGAACTGGCAACGCAGCATCTGATCGATCGCGGATACACGCGTATTGCCTGTATTGCCGGTCCGCAGGATAAAACTCCGGCGCGTTTGCGTCTGGAAGGTTTCCATAAAGCCATGAGCAACAGTGGATTACCGGTGTTGCCCGGCTATGTGGTTGACGGTGATTTCGAATTTCAGGGTGGGTTTAACGCGATGAACCAGCTACTGACCCTTGAGTTGCTACCCGAAGCGGTTTTCACCAGTAATGATGCGATGGCGGTGGGCGTTTATCACGCGCTATTCCAGGCTGGTTTACGCGTGCCGCAAGATATTGCAGTGATGGGCTATGACAATATCGAACTGGCGCGTTATCTCACGCCGCCGCTCAGCACTGTCCATCAGCCTAAAGATGAATTGGGTGAACTGGCGATTGATACGCTGATTCACCGTATGAGCGATCCCGACGCCAGTCAGCAAACGCTGGTGCTGACGCCGGAGCTGGTGGAACGGGGTTCGGTTTAAGCGGTTTTCTTCTTTTTCTCACGATTGGCGATTAGATTGCGGCCATCGCCGGGACGCAACATCAGGAAAGCAAACGCGGACAGCACGGTAATCACGCCCATCGTCAGGAAGGTGGCGTGGAATTGCTGCACGGTTGTGCTCTCGAAATCCTGATAAAAACGCAGTACCGCCGCACTGACGGCCACGCCAAAGCTGATCGATACCTGCTGCGTTACCGCCAGCACGCTGTTACCACCGCTGGCATTCTCATCATTCAAATCGGCCAGGGTGATGGTATTCATCGCGGTGAATTGTGTCGACATCGCCATACCTAATACAAACAGTGCGGCTAACAGCATCAATACACTTTCACCCGGTGTCTGCAGTGAGAAGCTGGCGACAAGAATGCCGATGATGATGGTGATACCGACCAGCGTTTTACGATAACCGAAGCGACGTAGCACTTGTGTCACGGTGGATTTGGCCAGCAGCGAGCCAATTGCCGTTGGCCCCATCATGCAACCCGCTATCAGCGCGGGATAACCAAAGCCCACCTGTAACATCAATGGCATCAGGAACGGAATACAACCCGTGCCCAGACGTGCCGCGATATTACCAATGATGCCGACCGAGAAGGTTCGGGTCTTAAACATCGGTAAGTTGATCAGCGGTGCAGGATGGCGGCGTGCATGCACTATATATAGAAGCAATAGCGCGACACCGGCTAACAGCACCAGCACCGCCTGCCACGGCGACACGATGCGCTCTCCGAACAGTTCGATACCGACGGATATCAGCACCAGACCTAAGCCAAACAGAATGAAGCCGCCAAAATCAAAGCGGCGCTTAGGCGTGGTGAAGTCCGGCATATATTTACGTGCATAGAAGATGCCCGCGATGCCGATGGGAATGTTGATCAGGAATATCCAGTGCCAGCTGGCGTAGGTGACCAGCAGGCCACCGAGCATCGGCCCCAGAATTGGTCCGACTAATCCCGGCATGGTCACAAAGTTAAGTACCGGCAGCAATTCACTGCGTGGATAAGCGCGCAACAATGCCAGGCGCGCGACCGGCATCATCATCGCGCCGCCAACACCCTGAATAATGCGCGAGATAACCAGCATGCTCAGCGAGCCCGAAAGTGCACAAGCTAAAGACCCCAACGTAAACAGTGAAACGGCCACGATAAAGACTTTGCGCGTGCCGAAGCGATCGGCCAGCCAGCCGCTGACCGGGATCAGCATGGCGACAGTGAGCGTATAACTGATCACAGCAGATTGCATGGCAAGAGGGGAACGGTCGAGACTGGTGGCGATAGCAGGAAGCGCAGTATTGAGGATGGTGGCATCGAGGGCTTGCATGAAAAACGCCATTGCGGCGATCCAGGGCAAGCCGGCCATACTGCGCGCGGAGCGAATCATTGAAAGTCCTTCTTTAATAATTGTTCAGTCTGCAACAAAGAAAACGGCGTTGGACTAACAGAATAGCATTGGTGCTTATACGCGTGACGCTGATTTGTGCCGCTTAACGGGGGCTTTTGACTGATTATTGATCGAGAAATGTCTGTTTTTAGCCTGTTCGGTTAAAAAAGGAGCGCTCAGTCAATTTTTTGCAATAAATCCTTGTCAGCTCCGAATAACTCCCTATAATGCGCCACCACTGAGACGGCAAAGCGGCAACGCAGACGGCTCAGCAGGGAGTGAAGAAATTCATCCCGCCGGAGAAAAACGCTGAAAAAAACGTTTGACTCTGAAAGAGGAAAGCGTAATATACGCCACCTCGCAACAGCAGCTTAAGGCGTTGATTGCACCGCTCTTTAACAATTTATCAGACAATCTGTGTGGGCACTCGCAGGATTGATATCAGCGTCTCCGGACGTAAAAAATATCAAGTCTCACGAGTGAACACATAATGAAATTCATTATGACGTTTTACAGATGAGCATCGCTGCACTTGTTGCAGCAAATCAAACTTTAAATTGAAGAGTTTGATCATGGCTCAGATTGAACGCTGGCGGCAGGCCTAACACATGCAAGTCGAACGGTAGCACAGAGAGCTTGCTCTTGGGTGACGAGTGGCGGACGGGTGAGTAATGTCTGGGAAACTGCCCGATGGAGGGGGATAACTACTGGAAACGGTAGCTAATACCGCATAACGTCTTCGGACCAAAGTGGGGGACCTTCGGGCCTCACACCATCGGATGTGCCCAGATGGGATTAGCTAGTAGGTGGGGTAATGGCTCACCTAGGCGACGATCCCTAGCTGGTCTGAGAGGATGACCAGCCACACTGGAACTGAGACACGGTCCAGACTCCTACGGGAGGCAGCAGTGGGGAATATTGCACAATGGGCGCAAGCCTGATGCAGCCATGCCGCGTGTATGAAGAAGGCCTTCGGGTTGTAAAGTACTTTCAGCGGGGAGGAAGGCGTTAAGGTTAATAACCTTGGCGATTGACGTTACCCGCAGAAGAAGCACCGGCTAACTCCGTGCCAGCAGCCGCGGTAATACGGAGGGTGCAAGCGTTAATCGGAATTACTGGGCGTAAAGCGCACGCAGGCGGTCTGTCAAGTCGGATGTGAAATCCCCGGGCTTAACCTGGGAACTGCATTCGAAACTGGCAGGCTAGAGTCTTGTAGAGGGGGGTAGAATTCCAGGTGTAGCGGTGAAATGCGTAGAGATCTGGAGGAATACCGGTGGCGAAGGCGGCCCCCTGGACAAAGACTGACGCTCAGGTGCGAAAGCGTGGGGAGCAAACAGGATTAGATACCCTGGTAGTCCACGCCGTAAACGATGTCGACTTGGAGGTTGTGCCCTTGAGGCGTGGCTTCCGGAGCTAACGCGTTAAGTCGACCGCCTGGGGAGTACGGCCGCAAGGTTAAAACTCAAATGAATTGACGGGGGCCCGCACAAGCGGTGGAGCATGTGGTTTAATTCGATGCAACGCGAAGAACCTTACCTACTCTTGACATCCAGCGAATTCGGTAGAGATACCTTAGTGCCTTCGGGAACGCTGAGACAGGTGCTGCATGGCTGTCGTCAGCTCGTGTTGTGAAATGTTGGGTTAAGTCCCGCAACGAGCGCAACCCTTATCCTTTGTTGCCAACGGGTTATGCCGGGAACTCAAAGGAGACTGCCAGTGATAAACTGGAGGAAGGTGGGGATGACGTCAAGTCATCATGGCCCTTACGAGTAGGGCTACACACGTGCTACAATGGCGCATACAAAGAGAAGCGACCTCGCGAGAGCAAGCGGACCTCATAAAATGCGTCGTAGTCCGGATTGGAGTCTGCAACTCGACTCCATGAAGTCGGAATCGCTAGTAATCGTAGATCAGAATGCTACGGTGAATACGTTCCCGGGCCTTGTACACACCGCCCGTCACACCATGGGAGTGGGTTGCAAAAGAAGTAGGTAGCTTAACCTTCGGGAGGGCGCTTACCACTTTGTGATTCATGACTGGGGTGAAGTCGTAACAAGGTAACCGTAGGGGAACCTGCGGTTGGATCACCTCCTTACCTGAAGATACCTTCCCGCGCAGTGCTCACACAGATTGTCTGATAGAAAAGTAATGAGCAAGACGGCTGCGAAGTCGTGACACTATCGTGTCCCCTTCGTCTAGCGGTTAGGACTCCGCCCTTTCACGGCGGCAACAGGGGTTCGAATCCCCTAGGGGACGCCACTTGCTTGGTGACAGGTGAAAGGTGTCTCCACGGTATCTCAAAACCAGCTTACGAGCTGCGTTTGAGATATTTGCTCTTTAACAATCCGGAACAAGCTGAAAATTGAAACGACACGTCGCGTTCATTCTCCGTAATAAGAATGAATAAACGATGTGTTCGAGTCTCTCAAATGCTTGCAGTCTGCATGCGTTGTAAAACGCCTGTGGGTTGTGAGGTTAAGCGACTAAGCGTACACGGTGGATGCCCTGGCAGTCAGAGGCGATGAAGGACGTGCTAATCTGCGTAAAGCGTCGGTAAGGTGATATGAACCGCTACAGCCGACGATGTCCGAATGGGGAAACCCGGTGCACTCTGTGCATCATCGCAACATGAATACATAGTGTTGCGAGGCGAACCTGGGGAACTGAAACATCTAAGTACCCAGAGGAAAAGAAATCAACCGAGATTCCCCCAGTAGCGGCGAGCGAACGGGGAACAGCCCAGAACCTGAATCAGTTTGTGCATTAGTGGAAGCGTCTGGAAAGTCGCAGGGTACAGGGTGATACTCCCGTACACAAAAATGCACATACTGTGAGTTCGAAGAGTAGGGCGGGACACGTGGTATCCTGTCTGAATATGGGGGGACCATCCTCCAAGGCTAAATACTCCTGACTGACCGATAGTGAACCAGTACCGTGAGGGAAAGGCGAAAAGAACCCCGGCGAGGGGAGTGAAACAGAACCTGAAACCGTGTACGTACAAGCAGTGGGAGCCTGATTTGTCAGGTGACTGCGTACCTTTTGTATAATGGGTCAGCGACTTATATTCTGTAGCAAGGTTAACCGTATAGGGGAGCCGCAGGGAAACCGAGTCTTAACTGGGCGTTAAGTTGCAGGGTATAGACCCGAAACCCGGTGATCTAGCCATGGGCAGGTTGAAGGTTGGGTAACACTAACTGGAGGACCGAACCGACTAATGTTGAAAAATTAGCGGATGACTTGTGGCTGGGGGTGAAAGGCCAATCAAACCGGGAGATAGCTGGTTCTCCCCGAAAGCTATTTAGGTAGCGCCTCGTGAACTCATCTTCGGGGGTAGAGCACTGTTTCGGCTAGGGGGCCATCCCGGCTTACCAACCCGATGCAAACTGCGAATACCGGAGAATGTTATCACGGGAGACACACGGCGGGTGCTAACGTCCGTCGTGAAGAGGGAAACAACCCAGACCGCCAGCTAAGGTCCCAAAGTCATGGTTAAGTGGGAAACGATGTGGGAAGGCACAGACAGCCAGGATGTTGGCTTAGAAGCAGCCATCATTTAAAGAAAGCGTAATAGCTCACTGGTCGAGTCGGCCTGCGCGGAAGATGTAACGGGGCTAAACCATGCACCGAAGCTGCGGCAGCGACGCTTAGGCGTTGTTGGGTAGGGGAGCGTTCTGTAAGCCGTTGAAGGTGTGCTGTGAGGCATGCTGGAGGTATCAGAAGTGCGAATGCTGACATAAGTAACGATAAAGCGGGTGAAAAGCCCGCTCGCCGGAAGACCAAGGGTTCCTGTTCAACGTTAATCGGAGCAGGGTGAGTCGACCCCTAAGGCGAGGCTGAAAAGCGTAGTCGATGGGAAGCAGGTTAATATTCCTGCACTTGGTGTTACTGCGAAGGGGGGACGGAGAAGGCTAGGTTATCCGGGCGACGGTTGTCCCGGTTTAAGCATGTAGGCGGAGAGTTTAGGTAAATCCGGACTCTTTTTAACGCTGAGGTGTGATGACGAGTCACTACGGTGGTGAAGTAACTGATGCCCTGCTTCCAGGAAAAGCCTCTAAGCTCCAGGTAACACGAAATCGTACCCCAAACCGACACAGGTGGTCAGGTAGAGAATACCAAGGCGCTTGAGAGAACTCGGGTGAAGGAACTAGGCAAAATGGTGCCGTAACTTCGGGAGAAGGCACGCTGGCGCGTAGGTGAAGGGACTTGCTCCCCGAGCTGAAGCCAGTCGAAGATACCAGCTGGCTGCAACTGTTTATTAAAAACACAGCACTGTGCAAACACGAAAGTGGACGTATACGGTGTGACGCCTGCCCGGTGCCGGAAGGTTAATTGATGGGGTTATCCGCAAGGAGAAGCTCTTGATCGAAGCCCCGGTAAACGGCGGCCGTAACTATAACGGTCCTAAGGTAGCGAAATTCCTTGTCGGGTAAGTTCCGACCTGCACGAATGGCGTAATGATGGCCAGGCTGTCTCCACCCGAGACTCAGTGAAATTGAAATCGCTGTGAAGATGCAGTGTACCCGCGGCAAGACGGAAAGACCCCGTGAACCTTTACTATAGCTTGACACTGAACATTGAGCCTTGATGTGTAGGATAGGTGGGAGGCTTTGAAGCGTGGACGCCAGTCTGCGTGGAGCCAACCTTGAAATACCACCCTTTAATGTTTGATGTTCTAACGTAGGCCCGTGATCCGGGCTGCGGACAGTGTCTGGTGGGTAGTTTGACTGGGGCGGTCTCCTCCCAAAGAGTAACGGAGGAGCACGAAGGTTGGCTAATCCTGGTCGGACATCAGGAGGTTAGTGCAATGGCATAAGCCAGCTTGACTGCGAGAGTGACGGCTCGAGCAGGTGCGAAAGCAGGTCATAGTGATCCGGTGGTTCTGAATGGAAGGGCCATCGCTCAACGGATAAAAGGTACTCCGGGGATAACAGGCTGATACCGCCCAAGAGTTCATATCGACGGCGGTGTTTGGCACCTCGATGTCGGCTCATCACATCCTGGGGCTGAAGTAGGTCCCAAGGGTACGGCTGTTCGCCGTTTAAAGTGGTACGCGAGCTGGGTTTAGAACGTCGTGAGACAGTTCGGTCCCTATCTGCCGTGGGCGCTGGAGAATTGAGGGGGGTTGCTCCTAGTACGAGAGGACCGGAGTGAACGCACCACTGGTGTTCGGGTTGTCATGCCAATGGCATTGCCCGGTAGCTAAGTGCGGAAAAGATAAGTGCTGAAAGCATCTAAGCACGAAACTTGCCCCGAGATGAGTTCTCCCTGACCCCTTGAGGGTCCTGAAGGGACGTTGAAGACGACGACGTTGATAGGCCGGATGTGTAAGTGCAGCGATGCATTGAGCTAACCGGTACTAATGACCCGTGAGGCTTAACCTTACAACGCCAGAGGCGTTTTTTGAGAGACGCAACAGATTTTCAGCTTGATTCATCCGGATAAAAGAATTAGCGATGTCCTGCGGACTTAAGTCCGAAGGATTTTGCGCTGAGGCAAGGCGCCGACCGAGACGGAACGAAGGAGCATACTGAAGTATGTGACTGAGTTACGCGAGGGAGAGCAACGCAGCATCAGCACAAAAGACACAGGACATGGCACCAAGATTTGCCTGGCGGCTGTAGCGCGGTGGTCCCACCTGACCCCATGCCGAACTCAGAAGTGAAACGCCGTAGCGCCGATGGTAGTGTGGGGTCTCCCCATGCGAGAGTAGGGAACTGCCAGGCATCAATTAAGTGAAGAAACCCTGAACGCAAGTTCAGGGTTTTTTTACGTCTGTAGCCAGGGGATAGTCCATGTTTTTCTTACGTCTGTAGCCAGGAGATTTTACGTCTGAAATTCAGCCAGTCCCGCAAAAATCCTCCCGCTTACTGACCCGTTCTTAGCCAGTTTTCGATAAAATCAGCCACGCTAAGCGGATGATTAATATCAAGAAGAGGGTAGTCGATCGCCAGTTTCTTATCGCTGGCCAGCGCAATCACATATCCATCCAGTAAATCAGCTACTTCACCTTTGACACCACGCCGCCACAGCGCGATTTTGGCTACAGGTTCATCTTTAAAGCCTTCAACCAGCACAAGATCCAGCGCAGAATGATCCATCCGCGCGGTCAGTTCCGTCAGACCCAACGGCTTATCTGGGGTCTCGCACATCAGCGCCCAGCGCTGATCGCTGGCAACAATCACCTGATCGGCACCCGCTTTTCGCAGCAGATAGCTATCTTTTCCCGGCGTATCGATGTCCATTCGATGATGGGTATGTTTAATTAATCCAGTACGGATGCCACGCGCCTTGAGTAGAGGAATCACCTGCTGCAGCAAGGTGGTTTTACCGGTGCCGCTCCACGCGACAATAGCCAGTAATGGCACACCCATCAGTGCTTCTCCTCATCAACCAAATCGTCCGGCGTATTAATATTGCGAAACGCAGATTCAGGATCCGCGAACGTCACCGCATGCCCACCGTGTTCATGTAAGAACTGCATTAAACGCCGCTCACCCCGCAGCAGCCAGGCTTCAAGATCTTCCGCTAATGATCGATTCACCAGCGCCAGGGCAGGATGATCGCGCAGAATTGATCTTACCCAAACCGCAGGCGCATCGCCGCGCTGCTGCCATAAACGTGCAACGAAGTCCTCCGGTAACCAGGGCGTATCACAGGCACAAAAGGCGACCCACTCGGTCTTACTGTGCTGCAAGCCACTTAACATGCCTGCCAACGGACCGGGGTAATCTGGCATCGAATCAGTAACGACCTGACAACCGCTAGCCTGATAACGATCAATGTTACGGTTGGCGCTTATCAACACAATATTGACCTGTGGCATCAAACGCTGCAGAACGTGCTGATAAAGCGGTTTGCCCTGCAACTCCAGCAGCCCTTTATCCTGGCCGCCCATACGACTGCCTTGCCCACCTGCGAGGATCACGCCGGTAAATGCGGTCATTTTCGTCTCCTTGATCAAACTGGACGATACTTGCATAACGGCAGCCTACCACTGCATAGAGGAATCAATGATGAAATATCACCGACTTAATGAATTGTTTGAACTCCTGCAACCGGCCTGGCAAAAGGAGTCAGACCTTAACCTGCTGGCATTTTTACAGAAACTGGCGCAGGAATCAGGCTTCAGTGGCCCATTAAGTGAATTAACCGATGACATATTGATTTACCATCTCAAAATGCGTGACGCTGGCTGCGATGCGGAAATTCCCGGACTGAAAAAGGATTATGAAGTGGACTTCAAAACCGCGCTATTACGTGCACGCGGTGTGATTAAGGATGATGAGTAGTGTTATCCTTGCGCATTCCTTGCAACGGTAACACACAGGCAAAATGATGAGCGAAGCCGCCTTTAATTTCCAGACGCTGGACCCCGATGTCATCCTGGATGCACTTTGGGATGCGGGTCTGCGTGTCGAATCAGGCTTAACCGCCCTCAATAGCTACGAAAACCGTGTCTATCAGTTTAGTGATGACGACAAACGTCGCTATGTGGCTAAGTTCTATCGGCCACAACGCTGGAGTGCGCAACAAATTCTGGAAGAGCATCAGTTCACGCATGATCTGCTGGCCGATGAAGTACCTGTTGCTGCACCACTGGCATTGCAGGGCAGTACGCTTAACCACCATGCCGGTTTTATGTTTGCCGTTTTCCCAAGCCTGGGTGGGCGACAGTATGAAACCGATAATGAAGAACAGATGGAGTGGGTGGGCCGATTTCTCGGGCGTATCCATCAAACGGGTCGCCAAAGCCTGTTTCAACAGCGGCCAACGTTCGGCCTGGAAGAGTATGTCTTACAACCTCGCCAGGAGCTGGAGCAAAGCACGCTGGTACCGGCTGCCCTGAAGGATGCGCTGCTGAACGCCGTTGATAAACTTATCGGCACCTTACAGCAGCGCTGGCATGATAAATGGCAGCCGCTCAGGCTGCATGGCGACTGCCATCCAGGTAATATCCTGTGGCGCGATGGACCGATGTTTGTCGATCTTGACGATGCGCGCAACGGGCCTGCAGTGCAGGATCTGTGGATGCTGGTAAACGGCGATCGTCAGGAACAGCTGATTCAGTGGGATATTCTGCTGGAAGCTTATAATGAATTCAGTGACTTTGATTTACATGAATTGTCACTGATTGAGCCTTTACGCGCTATGCGCATGGTTTATTATTTGGCCTGGGTGGTTCGCCGCTGGCAGGACCCGGCTTTTCCGCGCGCCTTTCCCTGGATGACCGATGAGGATTTCTGGCGCCGACAGATTGCACTATTTATCGAGCAGGAGAGGCTGTTACATCAACCCCCGTTGCAGCTTAGCCCGCAATTTTAATGAAGTACTCAGGAGATTTTTTCACGATGAAAAAGATTATGTTTGCGCTGGTAGGTTTAATGCTGGCATTTGGCGCCTCAGCGGCACAGTTTAATGACGGCAAACAATTCGTCACACTGCCAAAGCCGGTTGCTGGTGAGCCACAGGTACTGGAGTTCTTCTCCTTCTTCTGCCCGCACTGCTACCAGTTCGAACGCGTCTATCACGTGAGTGATGCCGTGAAAAAGAACCTGCCAGCAGACACTAAAGTGACTAAATATCACGTTGATTTCCTCGGCGGAGACTTTGGTCCTGTTGTGACTCAAGCCTGGGCGGTAGCGATGGCGCTGGGCGTGGAAAGCAAAGTCACTGCACCGATTTTCGACGGTATTCAGAAAACCCAAACCATCACCGATGCGGCTAGCCTGAAAGCCACCTTCATCCAGGCGGCGGGTATCTCGTCAGAAGATTATGATGCAGCGTGGAATAGCTTTGCGGTGAAAGCATTGGTTGCACAGCAGCAGAAAGCGGCGTCCGATCTTAATCTTCAGGGCGTGCCAGCCATCTTCGTGAACGGCAAATATATGGTGAACAACGGCGGTCTGGATACCAGCTCTATGGACAATTTCGTTGCCGATTACGCCAACGTAGTGAAATTCCTGGTTGAGAAGAAGTAATTAAGCGCGAATAAACGCCGGCGATGTCGGCGTTTTACGCCCTTACTGATGACGTAATCATGATATCCCTGTTAACCCTCCGCTTAATATCCACATGGACGATCACCTTTTCAAAAAGGCGCACTTCATCACGGTAAGTTAATAACAAATTGAAAAACAATAACTTTTATCTGTAAAATGATTGCAATAAGCGTAAATAACAATACGTTATGAATTTTACGCACAAAGTTATCCACAGACCGATCCTTGCGATCCACTCCGCGTAACGACGAAAAAGATCCTGACAACCCTGCTCTGATTCAACATTCCTCTCTGGTTGTGGCATCCTTATAGCCCTCATTATCGCAACGAAGAAAATACGAACCTATGGCGCAAATTGCAGAAAATCCCCTGATTCTGGTAGACGGATCCTCTTATCTCTACCGGGCGTATCATGCCTTTCCGCCGCTGACCAACAGTGCAGGCGAGCCCACGGGCGCGATGTACGGTGTGCTCAACATGCTGAAAAGTTTGCTGATGCAGTATCAGCCGAGCCATGTGGCCGTGGTCTTCGATGCGAAAGGTAAAACTTTCCGCGATGAATTATTCGAGCACTACAAATCGCATCGTCCGCCAATGCCCGACGATCTGCGTGCACAGATCGAGCCGCTGCACGAGATGGTCAAAGCGATGGGATTACCGCTGCTGGCGGTGACTGGCGTTGAGGCTGATGATGTGATTGGTACTCTGGCACTGGAAGCAGAAAAGCAGGGCCGTGCGGTGCTGATCAGCACTGGCGATAAAGATATGGCGCAGCTGGTCACGCCGGGCATTACGCTGATTAACACCATGACTAATACCGTATTGGGCCCGGAAGAGGTCGAGCAGAAATATGGTGTGCCACCTTCACTGATTATCGATTTCCTCGCCATGATGGGTGACAGCTCGGATAACATTCCGGGTGTGCCTGGCGTGGGTGAGAAGACTGCACAGGCGCTGCTGCAGGGCTTAGGCGGTATGCAGTCAATTTATGACAACCTGGATAAAGTGGCGGACCTCTCGTTCCGTGGCGCGAAGACCATGGCAGCGAAGCTGGAGCAGAACCGCGAGGTCGCATTCCTGTCCTATCAGCTGGCGACCATTAAGACTGACGTAGAACTGGAACTGGGTTGTGAGCAACTCACCGTCAACGAGCCGGACGTTGAAAAACTGCAGAATCTCTTCGGCCGCTATGAATTTAAACGTTGGATCAGCGATTTACAGGACGGTAGCTGGCTGCAAGGCAAAAAGAGCAATGTGCAGGCACAGAAATCACTGGCTACTGAATCTGCGGTTGAGGCTGTTGAAACAGCCAGCGTGCTGTCATCTGACGGCTACGTCACTATTCTCGATGAGGCAACCTTCGACGAGTGGCTGCAAAAATTGAAAAAAGCAGAACTTTTTGCCTTCGATCTGGAAACCGATTCTCTGGATAGCTGGAGTGCCAACATTGTCGGC is a window of Pantoea rwandensis DNA encoding:
- the rbsR gene encoding ribose operon transcriptional repressor RbsR — protein: MKDVARLAGVSTSTVSHVINNNRFVSEQVREKVEQAIRELNYAPSALARSLKINQTRTIGMLLTASSNPFYSEVVRGVENSCYERGYSLILCNTEGDEERMNRSLETLMQKRVDGLLMMCTETHLPSAEILNRYPSVPMVMMDWAPFEGRGDIIQDNALLGGELATQHLIDRGYTRIACIAGPQDKTPARLRLEGFHKAMSNSGLPVLPGYVVDGDFEFQGGFNAMNQLLTLELLPEAVFTSNDAMAVGVYHALFQAGLRVPQDIAVMGYDNIELARYLTPPLSTVHQPKDELGELAIDTLIHRMSDPDASQQTLVLTPELVERGSV
- a CDS encoding serine/threonine protein kinase, with the translated sequence MSEAAFNFQTLDPDVILDALWDAGLRVESGLTALNSYENRVYQFSDDDKRRYVAKFYRPQRWSAQQILEEHQFTHDLLADEVPVAAPLALQGSTLNHHAGFMFAVFPSLGGRQYETDNEEQMEWVGRFLGRIHQTGRQSLFQQRPTFGLEEYVLQPRQELEQSTLVPAALKDALLNAVDKLIGTLQQRWHDKWQPLRLHGDCHPGNILWRDGPMFVDLDDARNGPAVQDLWMLVNGDRQEQLIQWDILLEAYNEFSDFDLHELSLIEPLRAMRMVYYLAWVVRRWQDPAFPRAFPWMTDEDFWRRQIALFIEQERLLHQPPLQLSPQF
- the mdtD gene encoding multidrug transporter subunit MdtD encodes the protein MIRSARSMAGLPWIAAMAFFMQALDATILNTALPAIATSLDRSPLAMQSAVISYTLTVAMLIPVSGWLADRFGTRKVFIVAVSLFTLGSLACALSGSLSMLVISRIIQGVGGAMMMPVARLALLRAYPRSELLPVLNFVTMPGLVGPILGPMLGGLLVTYASWHWIFLINIPIGIAGIFYARKYMPDFTTPKRRFDFGGFILFGLGLVLISVGIELFGERIVSPWQAVLVLLAGVALLLLYIVHARRHPAPLINLPMFKTRTFSVGIIGNIAARLGTGCIPFLMPLMLQVGFGYPALIAGCMMGPTAIGSLLAKSTVTQVLRRFGYRKTLVGITIIIGILVASFSLQTPGESVLMLLAALFVLGMAMSTQFTAMNTITLADLNDENASGGNSVLAVTQQVSISFGVAVSAAVLRFYQDFESTTVQQFHATFLTMGVITVLSAFAFLMLRPGDGRNLIANREKKKKTA
- the mobA gene encoding molybdenum cofactor guanylyltransferase MobA — protein: MTAFTGVILAGGQGSRMGGQDKGLLELQGKPLYQHVLQRLMPQVNIVLISANRNIDRYQASGCQVVTDSMPDYPGPLAGMLSGLQHSKTEWVAFCACDTPWLPEDFVARLWQQRGDAPAVWVRSILRDHPALALVNRSLAEDLEAWLLRGERRLMQFLHEHGGHAVTFADPESAFRNINTPDDLVDEEKH
- the dsbA gene encoding thiol:disulfide interchange protein DsbA, giving the protein MKKIMFALVGLMLAFGASAAQFNDGKQFVTLPKPVAGEPQVLEFFSFFCPHCYQFERVYHVSDAVKKNLPADTKVTKYHVDFLGGDFGPVVTQAWAVAMALGVESKVTAPIFDGIQKTQTITDAASLKATFIQAAGISSEDYDAAWNSFAVKALVAQQQKAASDLNLQGVPAIFVNGKYMVNNGGLDTSSMDNFVADYANVVKFLVEKK
- the mobB gene encoding molybdopterin-guanine dinucleotide biosynthesis protein MobB → MGVPLLAIVAWSGTGKTTLLQQVIPLLKARGIRTGLIKHTHHRMDIDTPGKDSYLLRKAGADQVIVASDQRWALMCETPDKPLGLTELTARMDHSALDLVLVEGFKDEPVAKIALWRRGVKGEVADLLDGYVIALASDKKLAIDYPLLDINHPLSVADFIENWLRTGQ
- a CDS encoding YihD family protein; this encodes MKYHRLNELFELLQPAWQKESDLNLLAFLQKLAQESGFSGPLSELTDDILIYHLKMRDAGCDAEIPGLKKDYEVDFKTALLRARGVIKDDE